acctccttccatctagaaataaaattatttctcttttgtaAATGGTTACTAATCTTACATATCATTGCATTCACTAATATCTTGATTACTTTATAAACCAATTATAACATAACATTTTGCCCTTATTATAAATTTAACATATGCTAAAAAGCTATTTTTACTTACATGTATAAACAGATTAGTTTAATGAATACCTTCTAAAcgaccccatttgaaattcacaATACGTTTTccatgccccccattcttccGAAAATTGCGTATTATCTTTTTGATTCATtagagctgtaagttttgccatttccatcaggtccatcattttctgtatccagtctttttttatctggtatttcagtcagtttccatttagctgcatatgtcAATCTTGCTGCagtagtggcatacatcaaaaatgaTCTTTGGGTAATtatagtgtccggtatcatacttaatagcatcatttcaggtatcTTTGGGATATTATTCTGTAAAATCAGCctcatttcattatatatcatgtcccagaattttttagctttttcacaagtccaccacatgtgatgaaatgaaccaatttcttttttacacttccaacattgtggggacattgttttgtaagtCTTTGCCAGTTTTTTCAGTGTCAGATACCAAcagtacatcattttgtaaatattttctcttaatgattgagagaatatggatttcatatctcaagaccaaagtctttcccatttatgaagTTGTATATTgtgacccaacatttgtgcccaattaatcatagtgggtttaattctttcttgctcacaataaagtTCCAACAATAACTTGTAGATTTTCGATACTAAGtgttcatttgtatccaatataagtttttgaaaggtcgatttattttttgaaaatcccACTTTTTGATCTTGAAGAAAAACcgattttatttgataatattggaacCAAGTTAGAttgtctttaacttcttcatgttCTTTAAGTGAGCAGTGTACTCCTTCCCACTTtaaaagatcttgataagtaataaattgggCTGGTCTTAATGGTTTCAAcgtcaacatttcttgtgatgaaatccataatggGGTTTTTGTTTCCAGCAAATGTTTATATCTGgaccatgttttaaataaatatgatttaactctgtgttgctgaaatgatgcgtgagtcttaattttaccataccataaatatccatgccatccacttctattgtcaaaacCCTCTAAGTCTAATAAACGTGTATTGGACAATTCCATCCAATCTTTAAGCCATACCAAGGCAGCTgcttcagcatatagtttaaaattaggaagtgcaaaaccACCCCTCTCTTTAGAGTCTACCAAGTACTTGTAGGcagttcttggttttttcccttgccagatgaagtttattaaaaaaaaattccaagcatctaagtgttttacttgggatattataggtagattttgaaacagaaacaataatctcagtaaaatgttcatttgtatgGTCGAAATACGTCCAAGCAAAGaaagttttttatttgaccatatcagcatatccttttttattgtttcccATAACTTGACATAACTGTTTGTAAACAAATCCTTATTTTTGATAGAAATCCAAATTctcaagtattttattttattttgctttttcccATTCTGTCTTGTCAATAAAATCATGTTGTTCTGCTATAGTAAGATTTTTAAAGATTGTTTGCgttttctcttgattaattttaaatcctgaaacctcACTGTAAGAGTCCATGGTTATATTTGTAaccatgtttgtgctttttaggaagcctgtatattaggccctgtgtttttaaatacaattgtgcacaatatatattaaaaacagattgattggttgctatattagatattgtttagctcaacccctttagTTTCCCGACTTTTAGGTTCAGTTTCtttattcccctttttctttagtGGCATTTGAACCATACACATGAATCTGATAGCGGCTTATTCACAAGACTGACGGGGACATGTCTTCGGAGCCTTCTGGCTCTGGTTGATCCAAGCCCTTCCATGGGAGCCAGCCAGAGCCCAGGTAGCAAAGTCATCAGGGATGAACTGAATGGATCCTGTCCCCTCCAAATCTGTGTGAGCTACACGTCTGCTGAAGTGCATACTGTTCCTGGTGGGGGGAaggattttagaagaagagttggtttttataccccacttttttctacctttaaggagtctcaaagtgtcttacaatcaccttcctttcctgagagagttcggagagaactgtgaatagaccaaggtcacccaacaggcttcatgtgtatggttgccagctctgagtttccaagttgtctttGAAGGCAGGCCCAGGTAAAGTGAGTTACAATAGCCTTGAGGTTAGTGTGGCATAGATCTACCTGGCCAGATCAGCCTGGTCAAGGAAGGGAGCCATCCCCTGGGCTAAGTAAACATGGCAGAAAACATTTATTGCTGCTGAAttagcttgcttctccagcaatagtgCTGGGACCAATATGACCCCAagactcttaactgagtcagatGAACCCAATGAAGTGTGGAAAGCACAATGTCTTCCAAGAAATACATTTCTGGGTGTAACTGCCCCCCATCTAATTAGGAGAAAACTCTTATCGATATTCCTGGATTTTTAGCAGCATCCTTATCTTTTTCAGAAGACATATATTTAAGTCTGTCTTCTATCACACCTCTGTACATCGCAGTGACTTATAGAAGCACATGTGTGCACTAAAATGCACTAAAGACAACAATCTACCTATCTCTTCTTAGGGGACAGGTAGACGGCACAACCTGAAGTTAGGTTAGTGTTAAGAATAATAAAGAGAAAGTTAATAAAAATTCAGCTATGTACTCTGTTAATAAGGGGAGGGcctggggctatggctcagtggtagagcctctgcttggcatgcagaaggtcccaggttcaatccccggcatctctagttaaagggactagacaagtaggtgatgtgaaagacctctgcctgagaccctgagagctgctgccggtcttagacaatactgactttgatggaccaagggtctaattcagtatactgcagcttcatgtgttcgtgtgttcaatgTGCACTTGGGTGCATTGGTTTACCTGAGACCGAATTTTCAGTGCAGGTCCAAGTTTTAATCCCATTGTGTCCAAAAGGTGTTCTTCTGTGAGTAGTGGTAGGGTTTCTCCATCAATGGCATGGTCTTTAAATACCTTATACAACAAAAGAAGCCGTAGCGAATACTATTAAACTTTTCCATATTGCAGCAACAAGCCCAAAAGGGTACAAAGGCAGGCTGGACTGAATAGACATACAGAATAATTTTATTTCTGCCTTTGTATTTCAAAATTGGGTTAAAATATACAGACGTCGTGGCTAAACAGTATTCCAGAGGTGAATTCCTGATCTTTGGCCTCAAATGACACTTGTTCCATAAAttaagggaggggttgtggctcagagatagagcatctacttggcatgcagaaggtctcaggttcaatccctggcatcaccagttaaaagggtcaggtcgtagatgatgtgaaagacctccacctgagaccccggagagctgctgctgccagtctgagtagacaatacttcctTTGGTGCACTGATGGTCTGATTGactataaggcagctacatgtgtgtgtgtatacacagagGACAGGCCCACAGAAATGCAAGCAAATGCACAACCTTCTTGCCCAGTTCCCTTTGCTGTTCCTGAAAGGTTCTATCATACATGACAGTCACATAGGACTTAGCACctgcatctcttttttttttataaattaagCACTCTTTTGCCAACATAGTGTGCATTCTCAGGAAACCTACCATTTCGTGTTTAGaattgggtcccatccccaagatacctcattatgtatattcaaatattccaaaatacggagagatccgaaatatggaccacttctggtctcaagaagtccggataagggatgctcaacctgtaatAATTTAGCTGTTCTTGGCCCTGTGGGTGAATTTATCTCATGGCACATCTTTGGAAATCGTTTTagaattatttattaatttcattttataCTAAATATGCACCACTTTCAGGACACCATCCAGCCAGGGTTAAGCACATTTACGTTCCATCAGTTTCAGTGGGAGAATTAAGCACATACTTAACTGTCTTTCATTGAACCCAATAAGgctaacagtgcaaacctaagcaaagttacaccctttcaagcccattgaagtcagtagtgcttggaagggtgtcactctgtttaggacagcATTGTTAAATGTGTTTGATTTTAGCTGGAACAAACTCTCATCTTTTCAGCATCACAAGTCACAGGAAACCTCCCCTTAACAaaagtttaaataaatatttagtgATTGTGGCTACCTGTGCATAGTCTGAACATCCTGGAAGGCTGATGATAAAATTGTAAACATCTTCAATGGCCCATTTGCGAATATCTTCAATGGGTGGTACATCTTCTCCATTCAGAATCAGGCTGGAAGCACCTaggggaatttaaaaaaacagccttgCATTTAGTGGCTGGCAATGTTATAAACTTTAATGTACATATGTAGAATCTACTTGATGCACTGAGAgccaaaggagtctcaaagcggattacaatcaccttcccttcctctccccagaacatacaccttgtgaggcaggtggggctgagagagttctgagagaactgtgactggcccaaggtcacccagcaggcttcatgtggcggtatggggtatcaaacctggctctctagattagagtccaccactcttaaccactacaccacacactgATTTACCTCTTTCCCCTATTGCCACTCCCCCCTCCAGATGCAGCCCCCCACTTTAGTACTGCAAATGTTCCCATCCTGAAGGAGAAAGCAGCTTCTGAAGTTTCATTACACATATCTTCAgtataacatgtagtttggcacAGATGTTGGATTCCTGAGAAAttaacatgctttttaaaaaatcaagttccTAGCCCTTATGTTTCTACTACTTGAAAATATGCAGGCAGTGCCTGCAAAAGGCTCCAGTGTCGAGGTGGCAAAGCTTTTGTATCCTACACAGCCGTTTCACTTTCCTGCACATATCTAGTTGTGACACCATTCATGTGCATGCAGACATGCTCATCCACACCTCTCCTACTGACATCATAAtgctcttcattaaaaaaaataaatctaaaccTGTCAAAAGTTTCCACCTGGAATTTAAAAAGAGCTATCAGTActgcaaggagccccgtggcgcagagcggtaagctgcagtactgcagtccaagctctgctcacgacctgagttcaatcccgacggaagtcagtttcaggtagccggctcaaggttgagtcagccttccatccttccagggtcggtgaaatgagtacccagcttgctgggggtaaagggaagatgactggggaaggcactggcaaaccaccccgtaaacaaagtctgccttggaaacgtcgggatgtgacgtcaccccatgggtcaggaatgacccggtgcttgcacagggaacctttaccgtTACCTTTATCAGTTCTGCAGCCCTCTGTGTAGTCAGTCCTAACACAGAAAACCTTCAGAGTATCATTCTTTACTGAAACCAAAGCTTGGGTTTCTCCCATCAgcatagggttgctgggtccctcttggccaccagcaggaggcttttggggcgcagcctgaggagggcggggtttggagaggggagggacttcaatgccatagagtccaatggccaaagtggccattttctccaagtgaactgatctctattggctggagatcagttgtaatagcaggagatctccagctagtacctggaggttggcaaccctacatcaataTGATGCAACAGGTCTGCAAAGTCTTAACTTACTGGAAGGTAGCAGTGGATTGGTGGGTACCGAGAAGCCATAGGGCAGAGCAGAGAACGTGAATGCCGACGGATACACGTACTTTTCTTCAAAGGCCGTGCAAGGATTGCCAGGATCTTTTTCATTCCCACTGCTGCACCCATGTGCTTCGCTGGGCATTTCGTGGCGGGGCACCGTTTTTCTCAGGCTTTCTTCGTATTCCTTGCCGTCCTTGGCAGCCGCAGCTGACGGCTCCACATGGACTTTGCTTGGTTCATGTTTGTTCAGCGTTTCAGCCTCGGCTTCTTTTTTGTCCTCTTTCTCCTCATCGGCAGAGGCAGAAGCCGGATCCAGGCCCTTCTCCTCGGCCTGGCTCTTGGTCCCGCTGGCAGAACCGTCGGCAGCCTTGTGATTCCCAGCCCTTCTGCCTGGCCGGCGGGCTCGCTCCCTTTGCAGGGTGCCCACAGGTGGGTAAGGGCTGGTGGCCATCAGCATGGCGTTGCCGTGAAGGTCATCGAGGGTGGCTCGATGGACGTACAAGTCGTTCGGAACGTGGCCTTCAGGCACCCTGTGCCTTCCGCGGAAAGCCACTGGGCTGGCTGGGATGCTGTGGTACAGGAAAGGGCCTTCCAACCCCAGCAGCCCCTTGCGATGagctttttctatttctttttgctGGAAAATGGCATTCATTTCCATCTCCATCCTAAGTGAGGGAAAGGGcagaagcaaaaagaaaaggCATAAGCAGAGATGGCCGGTTCCACATGGGTTATCACAGGGTTGGCCACTCCCAGAGGTGCTTGGAGTTCTgaaattccagctgatctccagactagagatttacttcccctggggaaaatggcagctttggagggtgaactgtaagaagaggaagaagaagaagaggaggaggaggagttggtttttatatgccgactttctctaccatttaagggagactcaaaccagcttacaatcaccttcccttcccctccccacaacagacaccctgtgaggtaggtggagctgagagagtgtgactagcccaaggtcacccagctggctttatgtgtaggagtggggaaacaaacccggttcaccagattagcctccgccgctcatgtggaggagtggggaatcgaacccggtctccagatcagactccaccactccaaaccaccgctcttaaccactacaccatgctggcatcacatccctgctgagctcctttccttccccaggctccactccaaaatctctaggaatttcccaatccagagtcagcaaccctagttAACTGCCCAGGTTCAATGCTGATGGGAAGCATTTCTTCTCCATGCTATTGTggtcccccctcttctccggtgggaagtttttggtgTGGGGCTGGAACAACGATCCCACACACAATGTGATTATGTCACTTTATGTGTCACTTTATGTCACACACACAGTCGTGTGCGCGTACGATCCCTGCTCCGAGCAGGTCGACAGCTACCCTAattgtggtgcatttgtgcacctctcagggtttccccagcttttctcaaaTTTTCTCATATCTGCTTTGCTGAGAGgtttttgggaaagattgcagtaaaACCTGGATGGCTGCCTTGGGGGCAGGAAAGTCCAGATTTTCCCACCCACGTAGCAGCCATTTTCCATGAGGCTGTGTCCTCATGTTGGCTATTTCCTCTATCTGCCACTTGCGGGAGGATGAGTTCAATTTTTTAAACTGACAACTGAATTTTGTTATATCCATATAATATTGTAACAAAATGGGTAAAaggtagggctgtgcaccatttttcggcattattcaggatctgctttttggctccTTTTAATTGCCGCCTTTTTTtctggtaccccccccccccccgttggcttcatgtgtaggagtggggaaaccaacccggttcaccagattagagtccaccgcatgtggaggaatcaaacctggttctctggtttagagtcaactgctccaaaccaccgcgctt
This window of the Euleptes europaea isolate rEulEur1 chromosome 5, rEulEur1.hap1, whole genome shotgun sequence genome carries:
- the SAMD7 gene encoding sterile alpha motif domain-containing protein 7, whose translation is MTPRDHMRKLSILGEQGNLEDKHLYRLASGMAAGELRQRQEMIMRNQMMAVNPQLMGPAPQRIQAIPSQFEPRFVERDLLPSTEMLAPADPRQIHVASHLGPSVPQHASMPNLLSNRVYQGPGYSFLQPESMEAVTRRQELVQKQNIARMEMEMNAIFQQKEIEKAHRKGLLGLEGPFLYHSIPASPVAFRGRHRVPEGHVPNDLYVHRATLDDLHGNAMLMATSPYPPVGTLQRERARRPGRRAGNHKAADGSASGTKSQAEEKGLDPASASADEEKEDKKEAEAETLNKHEPSKVHVEPSAAAAKDGKEYEESLRKTVPRHEMPSEAHGCSSGNEKDPGNPCTAFEEKYVYPSAFTFSALPYGFSVPTNPLLPSSASSLILNGEDVPPIEDIRKWAIEDVYNFIISLPGCSDYAQVFKDHAIDGETLPLLTEEHLLDTMGLKLGPALKIRSQVSRRLGSMFYMMNLPLSVSAPSAAGKPPDPPQEMASPLHCNSAGDGLGSPCSQDPEASKTMEPIAAESRENPPDLGGAQTDFQMISYQKN